In one Lolium rigidum isolate FL_2022 chromosome 3, APGP_CSIRO_Lrig_0.1, whole genome shotgun sequence genomic region, the following are encoded:
- the LOC124694546 gene encoding uncharacterized protein LOC124694546 yields MAKGTRCLALFFLLLGAAAPAVLAVADGLLPNGNFAQAPGKSQMSGAVVTGRYAIPCWEMSGFVEYIQPGHKEGDMILAVPEGASAVRLGNDATIRQTINVVRQMHYSVSFVAARSCAQAEKLNISVGDEFGVLPIQTVYTSTGWDTYSWAFKSRHATVSLGIHNTGVEEDPACGPLIIAVAIKTLSPPHRPKGNMLRNGDFELGPYIFPSTPWGVLVPPILEDVNSPLSGWMVMSDTKVVKYVDAPHHKVPQGARAVELVAGRECALLQEVPTVIGWSYRLSFSVGDAANGCSGSLAVEAYAARGTLKVPYESHGTGGSKPAVLEFTAIANTTRVVFQSSNHLMKSDATLCGPVLDDVFLVRVRKPAARRLRRL; encoded by the exons ATGGCCAAGGGCACCCGTTGCttggcgctcttcttcttgctcCTCGGCGCGGCTGCTCCGGCGGTTTTGGCCGTCGCCGATG GCCTATTACCCAACGGAAACTTCGCGCAGGCGCCGGGCAAGTCCCAGATGAGCGGCGCGGTGGTGACGGGACGCTACGCGATCCCGTGCTGGGAGATGTCCGGGTTCGTCGAGTACATCCAGCCCGGCCACAAGGAGGGAGACATGATCCTGGCGGTGCCGGAGGGCGCCTCCGCCGTGCGGCTGGGCAACGACGCCACCATCCGGCAGACGATAAACGTCGTTCGTCAGATGCACTACTCTGTCTCCTTCGTAGCCGCGCGGTCATGCGCCCAGGCCGAGAAGCTCAACATTTCCGTCGGCGACGAGTTCGGCGTGCTCCCCATTCAGACCGTCTACACCAGCACAGGTTGGGACACCTACTCATGGGCCTTCAAGTCCAGGCACGCCACCGTGTCGTTGGGCATCCACAACACCGGCGTCGAGGAGGACCCCGCGTGCGGccccctcatcatcgccgtcgcgaTTAAGACCCTCAGTCCTCCCCATCGCCCCAAGG GAAACATGCTGAGGAACGGGGACTTCGAGCTGGGCCCGTACATCTTCCCCAGCACACCGTGGGGCGTGCTGGTGCCGCCCATCCTCGAAGACGTGAACTCGCCGCTGTCGGGGTGGATGGTCATGTCGGACACCAAGGTGGTCAAGTACGTGGACGCGCCGCACCACAAGGTGCCGCAGGGCGCGCGGGCCGTGGAGCTGGTCGCCGGCAGGGAGTGCGCGCTGCTGCAGGAGGTGCCCACCGTGATCGGGTGGTCCTACAGGCTCTCCTTCTCCGTCGGCGACGCCGCCAACGGCTGCAGCGGGTCCCTGGCCGTGGAGGCGTACGCGGCGCGGGGGACGCTCAAGGTGCCGTACGAGTCCCACGGCACCGGCGGGTCCAAGCCCGCCGTGCTCGAGTTCACCGCGATCGCGAACACGACGCGCGTCGTGTTCCAGAGCTCGAACCATCTCATGAAGTCAGACGCCACGCTGTGTGGGCCCGTCCTGGATGATGTCTTCCTCGTCCGGGTGCGGAAGCCCGCCGCCCGCCGGCTGCGTCGTTTGTAG